The following are encoded together in the Candidatus Binatus sp. genome:
- a CDS encoding HNH endonuclease has translation MPISDKTRKILWGASGTRCAVCRLELVISSTPKDAQAIVGQECHIISGKTEGPRHDPTYPPDKIDEVGNLVLLCAVHHKMVDDQSETYNIEILRKLKTNHEAWVRTALTEQKWPPAVKIRRVKENIPQHMVRINTGREVIGIVDGSLAFQFDHPEPKTPQETQLLAHFLQEAQDLGDLLSDFEAGDRVQVAFHFSELIAELEGAGFWVFGGREKRRLEGGIGAPSDWPVAILDIRRSTDPEIIKTDPKTAKS, from the coding sequence GTGCCTATCAGTGATAAAACGCGGAAAATTCTCTGGGGCGCCTCAGGCACCCGTTGCGCTGTGTGCAGGCTCGAATTGGTGATCAGCTCCACTCCGAAGGATGCGCAAGCGATCGTCGGCCAGGAGTGCCACATTATTTCGGGAAAGACGGAGGGCCCGCGTCATGATCCGACCTATCCGCCAGATAAGATTGATGAGGTTGGAAACCTTGTCCTTCTATGCGCAGTGCATCACAAAATGGTCGATGACCAATCGGAGACCTACAACATCGAGATACTGAGGAAGCTCAAAACCAACCACGAGGCTTGGGTACGCACCGCGCTTACCGAACAAAAGTGGCCACCTGCCGTCAAGATCCGGCGGGTGAAAGAAAATATTCCGCAGCACATGGTCCGTATCAACACTGGCCGAGAAGTCATTGGGATAGTTGACGGTTCACTCGCATTCCAGTTCGATCATCCTGAACCGAAAACGCCGCAAGAGACTCAACTTCTGGCGCACTTCCTTCAAGAGGCCCAAGACCTGGGCGATCTCCTGAGCGATTTCGAGGCAGGAGATCGCGTGCAAGTTGCCTTTCACTTCAGTGAATTGATAGCGGAGTTGGAAGGTGCCGGCTTTTGGGTCTTCGGCGGGCGCGAAAAACGTCGCTTGGAAGGCGGCATAGGTGCTCCTTCCGATTGGCCGGTCGCTATACTCGATATTCGCAGGTCAACGGACCCAGAGATCATCAAAACTGATCCGAAAACCGCCAAATCCTAG